One genomic window of Magnolia sinica isolate HGM2019 chromosome 3, MsV1, whole genome shotgun sequence includes the following:
- the LOC131240271 gene encoding endoglucanase 12-like, which translates to MHSANHWGGTFEIQADSTTDDDRSRNIDMDRAALSQQLDETQQSWLLGPPDPNHHKKKYVDLGCIVCSRKALKWTLWSVLIAFLVIGLPTIIVKSLPKHKTPIPPPDNYTVALHKALLFFNAQKSGRLPKNNGVPWRGNSGLTDGSQLTDVKGGLVGGYYDAGDNIKFHFPMAFSMTMLSWSVIEYGHKYQSIGEYNHARDLIKWGTDYLLLTFNSSATTIDHIYSQVGGAKNASTTPDDHYCWERPEDMDYPRPVQRADSGPDLAGEMAAALAAASIVFRDNVTYSQRLVKGAATLFKFARDAGRRTTYSRGNPEIELFYNSTGYYDEYMWGAAWLYYATGNSSYLSLATNPGIPRNAKAFLGIPDLSVLSWDNKLPAAQLLLTRLRIFLNPGYPYEDMLRSYHNMTGLTMCSYLQRFNVFNFTQGGMIELNHGRPQPLQYVANAAFLASLYADYMNATNVPGWFCGPYYIPSNVLRSFATSQMNYILGANPRKMSYVVGQGTNYPKHVHHRGASIPRDGKTYSCTGGWKWRDASTPNPNIVTGAMVGGPDRFDGFKDVRTNYSYTEPTMAGNAGLVAALVSLTSSGGGGIDKNTIFSAVPPLYPQAPPPPPPWRP; encoded by the exons ATGCATTCAGCGAATCACTGGGGAGGGACGTTCGAGATTCAAGCGGATTCGACGACGGACGATGATAGGAGCCGGAACATTGATATGGACAGAGCAGCTCTGTCGCAGCAGCTAGACGAGACGCAGCAGAGCTGGCTGTTGGGACCTCCGGACCCGAACCATCACAAGAAGAAGTACGTGGACTTGGGTTGCATCGTTTGTAGTCGGAAGGCGTTGAAATGGACCCTCTGGTCTGTGTTGATTGCTTTCTTGGTAATAGGACTTCCTACCATCATCGTTAAGTCGCTGCCTAAGCACAAAACGCCCATTCCTCCGCCTGATAATTACACTGTTGCCCTCCATAAGGCTCTCCTCTTCTTCAACGCTCAGAAGT CGGGGCGATTGCCAAAGAACAATGGTGTGCCGTGGCGAGGGAATTCAGGGCTGACAGATGGATCGCAACTGACGGACGTGAAGGGCGGCCTCGTCGGAGGGTACTATGACGCCGGTGACAATATAAAGTTCCATTTTCCTATGGCATTCTCCATGACCATGTTGAGCTGGAGTGTGATAGAGTACGGTCACAAATACCAAAGCATAGGAGAATACAACCATGCAAGGGACCTCATCAAATGGGGCACTGATTACTTGCTCTTGACCTTCAACTCCTCTGCCACCACCATAGATCATATCTATAGCCAG GTGGGTGGGGCCAAAAATGCTTCAACCACCCCAGATGATCACTACTGCTGGGAGAGACCGGAAGATATGGATTACCCGCGTCCCGTCCAACGCGCTGATTCTGGACCCGATTTGGCTGGGGAGATGGCAGCAGCACTGGCGGCTGCATCCATCGTCTTCCGCGACAACGTCACCTACTCACAGAGGCTCGTCAAGGGGGCAGCAACACTATTCAAATTCGCCCGGGATGCTGGGAGGCGGACCACCTACAGCCGTGGCAATCCAGAGATTGAACTTTTTTACAATTCGACGGGCTACTACGATGAGTACATGTGGGGCGCAGCCTGGCTATACTATGCGACAGGGAATTCTAGTTATCTTTCGTTGGCGACGAATCCCGGGATTCCAAGGAATGCTAAGGCATTTTTGGGAATACCAGATTTGAGTGTGTTGAGCTGGGACAACAAGCTTCCAGCTGCACAGCTGCTGCTAACAAGGCTAAGGATATTTTTGAACCCTGGCTACCCTTATGAAGACATGCTTAGGAGCTACCACAATATGACAGGGTTAACCATGTGCTCTTACCTCCAAAGGTTCAATGTCTTCAACTTCACACAAG GAGGGATGATAGAACTGAACCATGGACGGCCGCAGCCGCTACAGTATGTGGCCAATGCCGCCTTCTTGGCGTCTCTCTACGCCGACTACATGAACGCCACCAACGTCCCTGGATGGTTCTGTGGGCCCTATTACATCCCTTCCAACGTCCTCCGCAGTTTCGCCACTTCTCAG ATGAATTACATTCTTGGAGCCAATCCTAGGAAGATGAGCTATGTGGTGGGCCAAGGCACAAACTACCCAAAGCACGTGCACCACCGCGGCGCATCGATACCCAGAGACGGCAAAACATACTCATGCACCGGTGGATGGAAGTGGCGAGATGCCTCGACCCCAAATCCTAATATCGTCACAGGAGCCATGGTTGGTGGGCCTGACCGGTTTGATGGTTTCAAGGACGTGCGCACGAATTACAGCTATACCGAACCCACAATGGCCGGAAATGCGGGCCTAGTCGCAGCCCTTGTTTCATTGACGAGCAGCGGTGGTGGAGGCATTGACAAGAACACCATATTTTCAGCAGTGCCACCACTCTATCCGCAAGCGCCACCCCCACCACCACCTTGGAGGCCTTAG